TTCTTTTCAAAATTCCGGTTACTTTTTTAGGATCGATGTCTTCAGAATCCAGTGCGAAAATCTCCGCGCGGTTTTCCAAATCGGTTTTGATCTCTTTTAAGTTGACTTTGGTGCAGATAACAAGAGGTATATGATCGGATTCTTCGAAGACGTGTTTGTTAATAGGGAGGGAACCTTTTCGCACCAAAATCACCGGTCTAGGGTTCAAAACGTTCGGAAATGCTCTGATTTTGACAACTGGGTTGTCGTTGATGATTGAGTTTTTACCTATAATCAGTGCATCCGATTGGGAACGATAGACATCCATTTGGTGTTTGTCATCTTTGGAAGTAAGTCCGTACCAACGTCCGTCGGGGCGCACCACTTTGCCATCCAGAGTCATCGCCATATTAATCGAAAGTTTCATTCAGGTTTCCTTGCGGTAAGAATTTGCAATTCCCTCTGAAGGATTTGGTAAACCTGCGGAGAGCAGGTGCCGCAACCTGTAGTGGCTCTTGTTTTTTCCCGTATATCTGCCATAGAATTTGCTCCATCTCGGATGGCGTCTACCAATTCTTTTTCTGTCACCATCTTACAGAGACAAACCCGTTTGGGTCGCATCAGGGAATTTAAATCGAAACTGTCCACGACAACACTAATCATTTGACAGAAATTGTAAAGGGAGGGAAACTCTTTAATTACTTCAGATAAGGAAAAATCCAAAAAGTTTATGGCAAAGGATATCAGTCCGGAAAAGAAAAAAAGTCGCAACAGAGAGATCTTTGGATGGTGTATGTTTGATTTTGCAAACTCATCCTATACAACAGTAATTATCAGTGTAGTTTATTGTGAGATTTTCACCCAATTGGTCGTACCTTCGGATCCGAATTCCGCAAACCCTTTCCAGTTTGGAAATTCCCTTTGGGCCTGGGCGCTCGCAGTTTCTTATTTGTTTGTCGTCTTGACCGGACCTATCTTCGGGGCAATTACCGACTATTCCTCCACTAAAAAAATGTTTTTGTTTATCAGTTATGCCGGTTGTGTAGTCACCACATTTTTGTTATACTATGTAGACCCCGGTTATGTATGGCTCGGGTTCGTACTAGTTGCTCTATCCAATTTCTTTTTTGCCAGCGGTGAAAATTTTGCCGCGAGTTTTCTTCCCTTCCTCGGAGAAAAAGAAGATTTGGGCAAGATCTCAGGTTATGCTTGGGGTATCGGATATTTCGGTGGGATCGGGTCGGTGGTACTTGCAACCACTCTCGGTGATTATACATTAGCAAACTATGAAAATCTAAAATTGGTCGGCCCTTATACTGCCGTCTTTTTCCTAATAGCCGCAATCCCTACTTTTCTTTTGATGAAAGAACCGAAACTTCCCAAAGGTACTCCCAGCAAGGTGAACTACCTGAAAGAAGGTGTCAATCGTGTCGTAGACACATTGAAATATGCAAGTCGATTCAAAGATTTGATGATCTATCTGGTTTCGCTTTTCTTTACTATGGCGGCACTTGCCATCGTGATCTCCTTTGCATTTATCTACGGCTCGCAGGAAATCCATATCGAAGCACAACACAAACAAGTGATGTTTATCTTCATTCAGATTTCCGCTGCGATCGGTGCTCTTGCCTTTGGAGTGATCCAGGATAGTATCGGTGCGAAAAAAACATTTAACCTAACTCTTGTTCTTTGGCTTGTGGTTTGCGGACTGATTTATTTTGTTCAGGACGTCACTGTGGTTTTGAATACTATTTTGGGCAAATCCTGGACGGTTCAGTGGGTATTTGTTTTTATTTCTTCTTTGGCAGGGATGGGACTTGGTTCCACTCAATCGGCTTCAAGGGCGATGGTAGGAATTTTTTCTCCCGAGTCCAAATCGGGTGAATTTTTCGGAATGTGGGGATTGTCGGGAAAGATCGCAGCGGCTGTGGGTTTATTTTTGTTCGGATTTATCCAAACCTTGGTGACTCTCAGAAATGCTTTCCTGGTAGTTTCGTTCTTTTATCTCCTATCGTTGATTATCAATCTGTTCGTAAATGAAAAGAGGGGAGTGGAAGCTGCCAATAACTTCCAAGAATAAAAATGAATGAGATAGAAGAGGACGATTTCGAACTGCACCAAAGCCAGAGAAGACTGGCTTTGGCAACCATTGACGAGCTGATGCAAACGAAGCTCGATCTTTTGGACGCGGATAAGAATGTTCCCACTTTTATCAATAATGCGATTTCTTATTTGAAGAGGAAGTATGTGACTGAGGAGCAAACGATATCGCAGCTCCTTATCAAGCGGGGTCAGGCGAATACCTGACCTTGTGTTTGTTTTTTTGACTTATTTCGTTTAACGAATCTTTAGTTGTAATCCAGAATTTTTGTAATCAGTTGTTTTTGATCGAGTTCCATATCGCGAAGTTTATGCGCCGTATGTTTGCTGATTTTTCGTAACATTTTTTTGTAAGTAAGCATGATGTGTTTTTGTTTTTCATAAGGAAGGGGATCTTTGTCGTCATTCAATACCATTGTGATATTGGCAGGATCTTTTTGCACGGGTTTGTTCGGCCAAATCGTGTCGGACGTCAATGCTTGAAAATACTCCAAAATGATATCCGAGTTTGTGTCGATCTTTGCTTCGCCTTTTTCATCTTTGTCCGGGCTTTGTGCTCTGGGACTAGGATTGATTAGTCTTCTCATTTCCTTTACATGGATGGTTCCGTCCGCATTCACTCTTCGGAACGCTAAAATGATCTTGTCCAAATCGGAAAAATCTTCTTTTGGATAAACAAAAGCGGTTCCGTCATAAAGATATACTTTCGGCCAATCGATGTAAGACTGTCCTTGCGGGAGTTTGATTTCCAAATAAAATTTTCCCGCATCGTCTTTTTTATAAAGCGGTTTGACTTCCGTAGGAGTGTGAGCCAGATATTGGGCCGCTGATTTATCAACTCCCAGATCCTGCAATTTTTTCATTTTGCGGAGATGCTCTCCCACTAATCCATGTAAGGTGTCAACTTCGTTGTCCGAAAATCCGGAGGATCTTTGGGCATCTATATGTTTTTGGGTCTCTCTGTCTTTCATTGTCACAGAGGCAGGTCTTTCCGCGAACAGGGAGACGGTTATCCCGGAAAATAGAACTAACGATAAAGACAAAGCGTTCAAACGATGAATCATGACATACCTCAAGTAAACTTACAGTCCTTTATAGTATCGAATTCTATCCTGTCGATACTTGAATGAAGATTTTTAGAATTTTCTTGTGGCGAAAAAAGAATGGATGGACTGTAAAAAATCGGTTTCCGCTTCTTTGGCCGCAGGGATCATCCCTGTCAGATGCACATACCCGTGGATCAGGGAAGGAAAATGTCTGTGTTGCACTTTTACTCCCGCGGACTCCAGACTTTGCACGTACGCCTCTCCTTCCTGAGAAAGCGGGTCAAACCCTGCAGTTGCGACATAAGCAGGGGGAAGCCCTTTCAAGTCCTTGGGATCGGAAAGAAGTGGGGAGTTGACGGTTAATTTTCTATCTCTTTCATCCGGTGTATAGTTTCGAATGAACCAACGAAGGGTGCTCCTCGTCAGAATGAATTTGTCCCCATAAGTATCATAAGTTTCCGATTCCCGGGAAACATCTGTTACCGGATACAATAATGCCTGGAATACAGGAAGTGGCATCTTTTCTCTTTTTGCCCGAATGCAAAGTGCAGTTGCAAGCAAACCACCCGCACTGTCTCCCGCTACCGCAATGGCGTTCGGAGAACCTCCGAAAAGGTAAGCAATGCTTCTTACATACTGGTAGGCAATCATGGCATCATCGATCGCGGCAGGATAAGGATGTTCCGGTGCCAATCGGTATCCTACGGATACTACAATGACTTTGGAATAATAAGCGATTCGTCTGCATAGTGCATCGTGGGTATCAAGGGAACCTATGGTCAGTCCTCCCCCGTGGAAGTAGATGACAATGGGAAGGTTTCCCTTCTGTGGGTGTGCATTGTAAAGACGAATCGGGATAAAGGATGCCGAAGGAGTGGGAATCAATTTGTCTTCTATATGAGAAATCCCTATGGGGGGTTCGTCGAAGATTTTGGTATTTTCCGCATAAAGTTTGCGGGCTTTGTGGGCGGGCAGGGTTTCTATCTTGGGCAGGAACCGGGCAAAATTGCAAGCAAGCTGGCATTGCGCGTTCAAAACCTGCTCATTGGAGATGATGGCTCCCCCGAATAGAGAGTGAACCCAGTTTTCCGGCATGGAAAAAGCGAACCCAGTGATGGAACGTTTAATATCTACTAACATTGACTAATCGAGATCTCATTTTTCAACTTCTTATAGATAAGAAACAATCCAAAGGTATCCATTTCGCAGTATCTTAATAAATCTCCAAGAACACGATTTTTGTCGTCATCTGTCACGTGCTTTTTTAATAATCGTAAGAATTGGTAATTTGCGTCTTGTCCTTCTTTGATTGTTAGGCTCCCATGACTCACGTCCGTGATGGCGGGAAGTATATCTTTCAGGGATGCTTTGCCTCTTTGTTTGGGATGGTAGACCCAAAATTTTTTAAAAGGCAAAGCCAAGTCAATAAATTTCGGACGGATCGTACTCCACCATTCTATAAAATTAGGATATACTTGAGTAGCTTCTTCGATCACTAATTTCTCAAAAAAGTCATTAAACGAGCAAATTGTTATGTCTTCTTGCAGTTTCTTTGACAAATGCTCTAAGATAAATAAGCGCGGGTCGGTTCCGTCCGGCTCATGGATATAAGTATGATGGGTCAATTCATCCGTTTCCGAATCCCAGATGTGCAAAGAAAATAAAAAGGGAATGTGCTGGAAAGGACGGGAGTTCGCAAAAATAGGAAGTAGGGGATTGACTGACTCGAAATCCAAAAAAGCGATCTTCGGAGTTACATTTTCAAAATAAGTCTGCATTTTGGGGAAGTCGATGTACAACTTCCCTGTTTCATGGCTTTGTTTTTGGATTTTTTGGATGGGGGTCAATTCTTCTTCCGGGATTTCCAGAAAACTTCCCAAACCTTCCAGATAGTATTTTTTTGCAAGATCGTGACCTTCTCTCAAATCGAAAATTTCCCTCCGATTCAAATCGGGAAAACACACCGTATCCAGATAACAGGTTTTAGGTGATTTGCATGTGTGGAAATCCTCCATAAATAGGGGGAAGTTCGGATTCCCTTTATAGTTTTCGAAAAGAATCCATTCTTGGTCGAATCTGGTTTTTTCCGTTTCTATACGTTCCGTAACATCGTCGATTACCAGATAACTTTCCTTATCGATCGATTCGGAAGTATGAACGTAACCGGAATTGATTCGGATGACCTTGATTTGTGAAACCGGGATCTGGAAAGACTCCAATAGTTTTTTTTGAAAGTACAATGACCTTAGAATGTCCTGTTTTTGGGAGCCGACGGAACGGAAATCCCAAAGCACCCATCCGGAAGAATCCGGTTCCGGCACCAAACATTCTATAGATGAAGAAAGAGTTTCATTCTCAAGAAAACCGTGAAAGATTGCGTTTCTTTCCCGTATCGCCGCCAAAGTTTCCGTTAGTTGATCTTCTTTGGATAAGGATTTCGGTATCGAAACTGCCTTTGGAAATAAAGATCTGCACAAATCCTGGAACTCACTCCATTCCAAATTCCCGCTGTGTTGGATATTTTGTTTTGTAATGAGCCCTTGGTTGAGGATATAAAACGAATTCACACATTTTGTAAAATTAAGAAATTGAGATTTGGTGATCGGAAAATGAATGGAATTAAACGACACTCTTGTAAGTCTCTAGGATTTGTTTCAGATGATTTTGAAAGGAAACACAAAACGGATTCTCTACAGATGTTTGCAATGCGTCGGGATATTTTGTGAAAAAAGGAAAGAGCGCGGCTTTGTTGGTGGTTTGGATCGTAAATGTGTTTTCGTCCAAGGAATAGGGATACCCGTTTAAGAATGTTTCCAAAGAATCTAAGTAATGATTTGCAACGGAGATTTGTAGTTTTTCTTCCTCATGAACATCGAAGCCGAGTGGATGAAAGTTCATATCTTTATCGGTGATTTTTTTATTTGAGATAAAATCTTCTCTCAAATCTTTTTTGACTTCGATTCTGGGAAGTATGAATCTACGTAAGTTTTTCCTGGAACGGTCGTAAGCTAATAGGTAAAAATCTTCCGAGTTCTTTCGAATCAATCTGTAGGGTTCGATGATTCTTTCCTTTCCGGCGTAACGAATCACGAGCGCGCGTTTGTCTTTGATACTTTGAATGACTTTGATCAGATCGGTTTCTTCGTTTGCATCGGATTCTTTTTTTCTTTTGTTGATCTTGATTCCTTTGGGATAGAGTTCGAGATTTTTTGAAAAAAGTTTTTGAGAAAGGGAAAGGAGAGTTTCGTTGTCCTGGTTCTCCACCTCACAGAGTTTACGCGACAAAAATTCCAATTCCTCGTCTGAAAATTTAAGAACGGATTCGAGAGATTCTTTTTCCAAATAATATGGGAAATGGTCTTCCGATTGATATCCGAAATTGGCGACTTTGATATTGAATCCCATGGACTTCAGTTGACCCAGATCTCTGTATAATTTTTTGCGATCCGAGTCTATGTCTTCATTTCGATAATAACGAGGCATGATTTTACGGAATCTTTGAAAGGAAATCCCTTTCGGTTCCCTCAGAAGATTGAAAAGAAGGGCAAATAGACGAACTTCCGTTTCGTTCATTTTCTTCACTTCTATCATTGGAAAATCATCTTCCGTGATCATCTCTGCCATATCTTCCTAGACTTGTTGTTTTTTTGATTCCGAAAAGTAGAAAATCTTAAAAACTGGAAAAGAATGCGATTTTGGACCCCAATTCTTTTACTCTTCCTTTTGGCAGATTGTGCCACCTATTGGAAAAATAGACGCAAAGACATGCAAGACGTTGTCACGGTAGGCGCGGAAACTCCCATGTACGGTGCCGCAGTCAAAATCGGACCTTTGCCCATAGGATTTCTTTTCCAAGGGGGAGAATCCGAAATGGGTAAAAGGGATTTGGGTCGCGGTTACGGACTTCGGGGAGGGGACTTTGGCGGTTATCATTCCCAACAACTCGTATTTGGTATATTAGGCGGGGAAAGTCATCACTCCGGCCTTCCTATGTTAGACGACAAAGGAAATTGGATCGTCGACAAGAAAGGGATTCCATTAACGGAAGACGAGAGAGCCAATCTCAAAAGTTATAAGATGCGTTATTATTCCTATTTCAATGATCCCGTGGGAGAAAGAAAAAAACGTAAAAAAGAAACGTTCCAAAGAGAACTCACTCTCGATATAGTGAACCAAACGGGAAACAAAGAATTGATGATGTATTTGCCCAAGGGTGAAGAAAAACCGTTCGGGTATCCTAAAGGATTTTTGTGGAATATCGAATTTGTAGGTGGGATTTACGGTGGTGCCAGAGTAGGATTTAATATCGCGGAAGCTTTGGACTTTGTTTTGGGCTTTACCACCTTTGATATGTTTGACGATGATTTGGAGGGAAAAGAGAAACCTAGTTTTCCGGGTTTCCCTCTTCCAACAAATTCAGAATCTGAAGAGGATGACTCTTCGGAAGACTAAAGTTTGAAATCTTTGGAAACGATTTTGTTTTTCGTATCAAAAACCAATTTAATGAATTTTCCGTCGGTTTCTTCCGGTTTCTCTTTCAAGGTATAATACTGTTCCGGAACATTTTTATCTTCTGCAAGCCACCATACTTGAACAGTACCGGCAGGATCAGATGACTTTTCAGTAGGTTTGCCGAGAACCGCTTCCGTTTTAACCAGACTATCACCGACTTTAATCATATCGATTTCCAATTTGCGGAGTGCAGTATGCGGGTGCACTTTGGAGCTGTCGGATGTTACTTTGTTTCCGGAGCTACATGAAACAAATGTTAGTAAGACCAGAGAAAAAGAAAAAAAGATTAGAGAACGTTTCACAGTTCACCTCGTAATGTAAATTCTATTCTAAGATTAGACAAGTGGAGTGGAATTGGCAAGTGGAATCTCGTGCCTTTCTTTCTCTGCGATCTTGATTTTTTCCAGGATTTTTTTGAAGAATGGAATCGTGAGAAGTACAAGTCCGATTTCCAAAAATCCGAAAAAGAAAGACAATGCCGGAAACGAATATTCTGCAGGCAGATTCGCTTTGAAAACACCTTCCATTTGTACGGAAACGACGGGACCTAACATAAAACCGAGAGATCCGATTCCTGTGAATGCCGACATGGTGGTTGCAGTCAAACCGGAACGAGACATCTTGCTTGCAAGCATCATGGAAGGCACGAACATTACTCCTGCACCAATCCCGCATATCAAAAGATAGGTGAAAAGAAGCCAAAAATTGTCAGTAGTCCCCGAAAGTCCGAGGAAAATCCCATATACCAGGGAACCGGCCAGCACTAGAGGCAAAACACCTGTTTTGCGAGAAACCAATGCCGAAGGATAAGACAGTAGGCTCATCGGAAACAGAACGAGTCCTAAGAATACCCCTAAAATCCCAGGGTGAAATGCCAATGTCTCTCTCAAATGAATATTGAAAGAGGAAATAATGAATCCGACTGTAAAACGGTCTATAAAGTTGAATAAAAACGGAACGTACAGGTAAGGATTGTCGATGATCGCAGTTTTCAAATGGGAAAGTTTGAATTCTTTTTGTTTATGAACACCGGTGTCTTTCAATTTGAATAAAGCAACGAGTCCTACAAAAACCAAAATCCCGGAACCTACATAAAAAGGCAGAAGTGGATTTTTCCTACCCAAAATACCTAGAGGCATTCCGAAAGCACCGCCTAAGGATAAAAACATTCCAGTAATTCCCATAAGAACCCCTTTGCCGTAGTAACGGGTGTTTT
The nucleotide sequence above comes from Leptospira kobayashii. Encoded proteins:
- a CDS encoding RibD family protein, with product MKLSINMAMTLDGKVVRPDGRWYGLTSKDDKHQMDVYRSQSDALIIGKNSIINDNPVVKIRAFPNVLNPRPVILVRKGSLPINKHVFEESDHIPLVICTKVNLKEIKTDLENRAEIFALDSEDIDPKKVTGILKRKGYKNVLLEGGPKLNFSFLEGDLVDRVYITLVPYIIGKNGLPGIADQSIELPKFDQNAWKLTSSTTKGNEVFLTYEK
- a CDS encoding (2Fe-2S)-binding protein; the encoded protein is MISVVVDSFDLNSLMRPKRVCLCKMVTEKELVDAIRDGANSMADIREKTRATTGCGTCSPQVYQILQRELQILTARKPE
- a CDS encoding MFS transporter produces the protein MAKDISPEKKKSRNREIFGWCMFDFANSSYTTVIISVVYCEIFTQLVVPSDPNSANPFQFGNSLWAWALAVSYLFVVLTGPIFGAITDYSSTKKMFLFISYAGCVVTTFLLYYVDPGYVWLGFVLVALSNFFFASGENFAASFLPFLGEKEDLGKISGYAWGIGYFGGIGSVVLATTLGDYTLANYENLKLVGPYTAVFFLIAAIPTFLLMKEPKLPKGTPSKVNYLKEGVNRVVDTLKYASRFKDLMIYLVSLFFTMAALAIVISFAFIYGSQEIHIEAQHKQVMFIFIQISAAIGALAFGVIQDSIGAKKTFNLTLVLWLVVCGLIYFVQDVTVVLNTILGKSWTVQWVFVFISSLAGMGLGSTQSASRAMVGIFSPESKSGEFFGMWGLSGKIAAAVGLFLFGFIQTLVTLRNAFLVVSFFYLLSLIINLFVNEKRGVEAANNFQE
- a CDS encoding LIC13212 family protein; translated protein: MIHRLNALSLSLVLFSGITVSLFAERPASVTMKDRETQKHIDAQRSSGFSDNEVDTLHGLVGEHLRKMKKLQDLGVDKSAAQYLAHTPTEVKPLYKKDDAGKFYLEIKLPQGQSYIDWPKVYLYDGTAFVYPKEDFSDLDKIILAFRRVNADGTIHVKEMRRLINPSPRAQSPDKDEKGEAKIDTNSDIILEYFQALTSDTIWPNKPVQKDPANITMVLNDDKDPLPYEKQKHIMLTYKKMLRKISKHTAHKLRDMELDQKQLITKILDYN
- a CDS encoding alpha/beta hydrolase, whose amino-acid sequence is MLVDIKRSITGFAFSMPENWVHSLFGGAIISNEQVLNAQCQLACNFARFLPKIETLPAHKARKLYAENTKIFDEPPIGISHIEDKLIPTPSASFIPIRLYNAHPQKGNLPIVIYFHGGGLTIGSLDTHDALCRRIAYYSKVIVVSVGYRLAPEHPYPAAIDDAMIAYQYVRSIAYLFGGSPNAIAVAGDSAGGLLATALCIRAKREKMPLPVFQALLYPVTDVSRESETYDTYGDKFILTRSTLRWFIRNYTPDERDRKLTVNSPLLSDPKDLKGLPPAYVATAGFDPLSQEGEAYVQSLESAGVKVQHRHFPSLIHGYVHLTGMIPAAKEAETDFLQSIHSFFATRKF
- a CDS encoding DUF2779 domain-containing protein, coding for MSFNSIHFPITKSQFLNFTKCVNSFYILNQGLITKQNIQHSGNLEWSEFQDLCRSLFPKAVSIPKSLSKEDQLTETLAAIRERNAIFHGFLENETLSSSIECLVPEPDSSGWVLWDFRSVGSQKQDILRSLYFQKKLLESFQIPVSQIKVIRINSGYVHTSESIDKESYLVIDDVTERIETEKTRFDQEWILFENYKGNPNFPLFMEDFHTCKSPKTCYLDTVCFPDLNRREIFDLREGHDLAKKYYLEGLGSFLEIPEEELTPIQKIQKQSHETGKLYIDFPKMQTYFENVTPKIAFLDFESVNPLLPIFANSRPFQHIPFLFSLHIWDSETDELTHHTYIHEPDGTDPRLFILEHLSKKLQEDITICSFNDFFEKLVIEEATQVYPNFIEWWSTIRPKFIDLALPFKKFWVYHPKQRGKASLKDILPAITDVSHGSLTIKEGQDANYQFLRLLKKHVTDDDKNRVLGDLLRYCEMDTFGLFLIYKKLKNEISISQC
- a CDS encoding helix-turn-helix transcriptional regulator yields the protein MAEMITEDDFPMIEVKKMNETEVRLFALLFNLLREPKGISFQRFRKIMPRYYRNEDIDSDRKKLYRDLGQLKSMGFNIKVANFGYQSEDHFPYYLEKESLESVLKFSDEELEFLSRKLCEVENQDNETLLSLSQKLFSKNLELYPKGIKINKRKKESDANEETDLIKVIQSIKDKRALVIRYAGKERIIEPYRLIRKNSEDFYLLAYDRSRKNLRRFILPRIEVKKDLREDFISNKKITDKDMNFHPLGFDVHEEEKLQISVANHYLDSLETFLNGYPYSLDENTFTIQTTNKAALFPFFTKYPDALQTSVENPFCVSFQNHLKQILETYKSVV
- a CDS encoding LIC13411 family adhesin — its product is MRFWTPILLLFLLADCATYWKNRRKDMQDVVTVGAETPMYGAAVKIGPLPIGFLFQGGESEMGKRDLGRGYGLRGGDFGGYHSQQLVFGILGGESHHSGLPMLDDKGNWIVDKKGIPLTEDERANLKSYKMRYYSYFNDPVGERKKRKKETFQRELTLDIVNQTGNKELMMYLPKGEEKPFGYPKGFLWNIEFVGGIYGGARVGFNIAEALDFVLGFTTFDMFDDDLEGKEKPSFPGFPLPTNSESEEDDSSED
- a CDS encoding LIC13410 family lipoprotein; the encoded protein is MKRSLIFFSFSLVLLTFVSCSSGNKVTSDSSKVHPHTALRKLEIDMIKVGDSLVKTEAVLGKPTEKSSDPAGTVQVWWLAEDKNVPEQYYTLKEKPEETDGKFIKLVFDTKNKIVSKDFKL
- a CDS encoding MFS transporter; translation: MSFPYTLITLVFLSMLPVTMIVPVVKDIVKDRLLGSNWEVAYFTSIPMLGSFLFAPIAGMISDRFRNRKYFIAAFCFVDAFLFYLLTQIHNMNLFLLVRFFEGASHIFIIGLLLSSAADRENDPENTRYYGKGVLMGITGMFLSLGGAFGMPLGILGRKNPLLPFYVGSGILVFVGLVALFKLKDTGVHKQKEFKLSHLKTAIIDNPYLYVPFLFNFIDRFTVGFIISSFNIHLRETLAFHPGILGVFLGLVLFPMSLLSYPSALVSRKTGVLPLVLAGSLVYGIFLGLSGTTDNFWLLFTYLLICGIGAGVMFVPSMMLASKMSRSGLTATTMSAFTGIGSLGFMLGPVVSVQMEGVFKANLPAEYSFPALSFFFGFLEIGLVLLTIPFFKKILEKIKIAEKERHEIPLANSTPLV